The proteins below come from a single Actinomycetota bacterium genomic window:
- a CDS encoding HNH endonuclease signature motif containing protein, translating into DIRNVIKLGRVIPARLEAALIERDQCCVVPGCGERHGLEIDHIVPVHRGGPTALYNLGRMCGWHHYLKTHQGYVLGRRLGHWLWDGPYAVQITLEELRGELCPIG; encoded by the coding sequence CGACATCCGCAACGTGATCAAGTTGGGACGGGTAATCCCGGCCAGGTTGGAGGCGGCCCTGATCGAGCGGGACCAGTGCTGCGTGGTCCCCGGATGCGGGGAGAGGCACGGCCTGGAGATCGACCACATCGTCCCGGTCCACCGGGGCGGGCCGACCGCCCTGTACAACCTGGGCCGGATGTGCGGGTGGCACCACTACCTAAAGACCCACCAGGGGTACGTCCTGGGACGAAGACTCGGCCACTGGTTGTGGGACGGGCCGTATGCCGTACAGATAACCCTTGAGGAGTTGCGGGGCGAACTTTGCCCCATTGGCTGA
- a CDS encoding DUF1629 domain-containing protein → MSGFYLLEMLDEDWAGVALGRDDPALDDILAATTPVENWVPPQMLVYAGKMTDYLPSNVGMRLISKRLRAAIEEAAPGAGIEWLAVSVTDNESQTTSEYWVLHPTEVLDVLDRGASEIARADFVVKPVLDAGKLDGASVFVFSEGDQRVVVSSEVRRSIEAAGCTGVGFTDLPVT, encoded by the coding sequence GTGTCCGGGTTCTACCTGCTCGAGATGCTCGACGAGGATTGGGCCGGAGTGGCCCTCGGCAGGGACGACCCCGCGCTGGACGACATCCTGGCGGCGACGACGCCGGTTGAAAACTGGGTGCCGCCGCAGATGTTGGTCTACGCCGGGAAGATGACCGACTACCTGCCGAGCAACGTGGGCATGAGGCTTATCTCCAAAAGGCTTCGGGCTGCCATCGAAGAAGCGGCCCCGGGCGCCGGGATCGAGTGGCTGGCGGTATCGGTTACCGACAACGAGTCACAAACCACCTCCGAGTACTGGGTCCTGCACCCGACCGAGGTGCTGGACGTGCTGGACCGAGGAGCGTCGGAGATTGCCCGGGCCGACTTTGTGGTCAAGCCGGTGCTGGACGCCGGCAAGCTGGACGGAGCATCGGTCTTCGTCTTCTCGGAGGGCGACCAGCGCGTGGTGGTCAGCAGCGAGGTGCGCCGGTCGATCGAAGCGGCGGGCTGCACCGGGGTGGGGTTCACGGACCTGCCGGTTACCTAA